One Candidatus Binataceae bacterium genomic region harbors:
- a CDS encoding LLM class flavin-dependent oxidoreductase, whose product MKFMFFVLPTLPATLTERRQLRPIAMHQERWDAMIEEVVELAQLAEEVGFDGFCFPEHHLHSEGVEMGSLPVLTQHVIHNTKRMKVGPIGYVLPGWNPLRLALEIAWLDQLTKGRTFIGFARGYQNRWLSQMAQKIHVMATASDKSETDRINREAFEEVFRFLKLAWGDEPFRFKGKYYQYPTPEEGTPWPAHEWTRQYGFPGEVDELGRIQKINVVPKPYQRPHPQLFQAFSVSEETIRWCARENIIPTVLLPQAPVVRKFAEAYQQEAVKAGRNLTLGESFGVLHCVYLADSKEQAYKLGNDGICGIGFKQFFHHFGFSEAWRLPEDEAKYPTGKVMLPASEISMERLERSGFAFCGTVDDVRREMDAVAENVHPEWFVWQSDQGFLKKDVVKRELEIFGKEILPRYK is encoded by the coding sequence ATGAAGTTCATGTTCTTCGTTCTGCCGACGTTGCCGGCCACTCTGACCGAGCGACGCCAACTGCGGCCGATCGCGATGCATCAGGAGCGCTGGGACGCGATGATCGAAGAGGTCGTCGAGCTGGCGCAGCTTGCCGAAGAGGTCGGCTTCGACGGCTTCTGTTTCCCTGAGCATCATCTGCACAGCGAAGGCGTCGAGATGGGCAGTCTGCCCGTGCTCACGCAGCACGTCATTCACAATACCAAGCGCATGAAGGTCGGACCCATCGGCTACGTGCTGCCCGGATGGAATCCGCTCCGACTCGCGCTCGAAATCGCATGGCTCGATCAGTTGACCAAGGGCCGCACCTTCATCGGCTTTGCGCGCGGATATCAGAACCGCTGGCTCAGCCAGATGGCGCAGAAGATCCACGTGATGGCGACGGCGAGCGACAAGAGCGAGACCGATCGCATCAACCGCGAGGCATTCGAGGAGGTCTTCCGCTTCCTCAAGCTCGCGTGGGGCGACGAACCGTTCCGCTTCAAGGGCAAGTATTATCAGTATCCAACTCCGGAAGAGGGTACGCCGTGGCCCGCGCACGAATGGACGCGGCAATATGGCTTTCCGGGCGAGGTCGACGAGCTCGGCAGGATTCAAAAGATCAACGTCGTGCCCAAGCCCTATCAGCGGCCGCATCCGCAGTTGTTCCAGGCCTTCTCGGTCAGCGAAGAAACGATCAGGTGGTGTGCGCGCGAGAATATCATTCCGACGGTCCTCCTGCCCCAGGCTCCCGTGGTGCGCAAATTCGCTGAGGCCTATCAGCAGGAAGCGGTGAAGGCTGGACGCAACCTGACGCTCGGCGAGAGCTTCGGCGTGCTGCACTGCGTCTACCTCGCCGACAGCAAGGAGCAGGCGTACAAGCTCGGCAACGACGGAATCTGCGGAATCGGCTTCAAGCAGTTCTTTCACCACTTCGGATTCTCGGAAGCATGGCGCCTGCCCGAGGACGAGGCCAAGTATCCGACCGGCAAGGTGATGCTGCCGGCGTCGGAGATTTCGATGGAGCGCCTCGAGCGCAGCGGCTTCGCCTTCTGCGGCACCGTCGATGACGTTCGTCGTGAGATGGACGCGGTGGCCGAGAACGTCCATCCGGAGTGGTTCGTGTGGCAGAGCGATCAGGGATTTCTGAAGAAGGACGTCGTCAAGCGCGAGCTGGAAATCTTCGGCAAGGAGATTCTGCCTCGCTACAAATAG
- a CDS encoding alpha/beta hydrolase has translation MSRENMNVVLVHGAWADGSSWAKVIAPLAADGVNVLAAPIPLTSFADDAAALERALERVSGPIVLVAHAYAGAVIAATRSEKVKALVYITALAPDEGETVADVFYRIKPHPMAPKLAPDKHGLIYLPDEAFPAAFAQNASAEELALLRAVQRPLSPACISVRVNRPLWKDRPAWFLIAEGDRMIAHDTQRFMADRMRARVRSHPVDHAPIVTAPGLVVDIIREAMNGVSSA, from the coding sequence ATGTCGCGTGAGAACATGAATGTTGTGCTGGTCCATGGCGCCTGGGCCGACGGATCGAGTTGGGCCAAAGTAATCGCGCCGCTCGCTGCGGACGGCGTTAATGTTCTCGCGGCGCCGATTCCGCTGACTTCTTTTGCCGACGATGCCGCCGCGCTTGAGCGCGCACTCGAGCGAGTCTCGGGACCGATCGTCCTCGTGGCTCACGCGTACGCCGGGGCGGTGATCGCGGCGACACGCAGTGAGAAGGTAAAGGCTCTTGTCTACATCACCGCCCTTGCGCCCGACGAAGGTGAGACCGTGGCCGATGTTTTCTATCGGATCAAGCCTCATCCGATGGCGCCGAAGCTGGCGCCTGACAAGCATGGGTTGATCTATCTGCCTGACGAGGCATTTCCGGCAGCATTCGCGCAGAACGCCTCGGCGGAAGAACTGGCACTGCTGCGCGCAGTGCAACGGCCGCTTTCGCCCGCGTGTATTTCAGTGCGTGTGAATCGTCCGCTCTGGAAAGATCGACCGGCCTGGTTCCTGATAGCGGAGGGCGATCGCATGATCGCTCACGACACGCAGCGCTTCATGGCCGATCGGATGAGAGCGCGCGTGCGGTCGCATCCTGTCGATCATGCGCCAATAGTCACTGCGCCCGGCCTCGTCGTCGACATCATCCGCGAGGCGATGAACGGAGTTAGCAGCGCGTAG
- a CDS encoding alpha/beta hydrolase gives MQSINYRAVDVAGLKIFYREAGRPDAPTLLLLHGFPTAGHMFRDLIPLLADRFHLVAPDLPGFGQSSLPSRETFNYNFDNIADAIDRFTEVIGLTRFAIYIFDYGAPTGLRIALKHPERISAIISQNGNAYVEGLSEGWNPIRAYWENASQANRDALRAFLKPETTVWQYTHGVPDATKVSPDGYSLDSFYLARPGADEPQLDLFGDYKSNVALYPTFQKYFRDHKPPLLAIWGKNDPFFLPPGAEAFKRDIPGAVVRFLDTGHFALETHAAEIAAAIREFLVR, from the coding sequence ATGCAATCGATCAATTATCGCGCCGTTGATGTTGCCGGCCTCAAGATTTTCTATCGCGAAGCCGGTAGGCCCGACGCGCCAACCTTGCTGCTTTTGCATGGATTCCCAACCGCTGGGCACATGTTCCGCGATCTGATTCCGCTTCTTGCCGATCGCTTTCACCTCGTCGCGCCGGACCTGCCCGGCTTCGGCCAGTCGAGCCTGCCTTCCCGGGAAACGTTCAACTATAACTTCGACAATATTGCGGATGCGATTGATCGCTTCACCGAGGTGATAGGGCTGACGCGCTTTGCGATCTATATCTTTGACTACGGCGCACCCACGGGGCTGCGGATTGCGCTGAAGCATCCGGAGCGCATCTCGGCGATTATCTCGCAGAACGGCAACGCGTACGTCGAGGGTCTGAGCGAAGGATGGAATCCGATCCGCGCCTATTGGGAGAACGCCTCGCAGGCCAATCGCGATGCGCTCCGCGCTTTCCTGAAGCCTGAAACGACTGTCTGGCAATATACTCACGGCGTGCCCGATGCGACGAAGGTCTCGCCGGATGGATACTCACTCGACAGTTTCTACCTCGCGCGGCCGGGCGCCGATGAGCCGCAGCTCGATCTCTTCGGTGACTACAAGTCGAACGTCGCGCTTTACCCGACTTTTCAGAAGTATTTCCGTGACCATAAACCTCCGCTCCTTGCCATCTGGGGCAAGAACGATCCGTTCTTCCTGCCTCCGGGCGCCGAGGCGTTCAAACGCGACATTCCTGGCGCAGTCGTGCGCTTCCTCGATACGGGACACTTTGCGCTCGAGACGCACGCGGCCGAGATCGCAGCAGCTATCCGCGAGTTTCTCGTTCGGTAA
- a CDS encoding decaprenyl-phosphate phosphoribosyltransferase: MAAQCTSTISRASSAVVDSAAFGGATKCGTGLALIVLARPWQWIKNGLVLAALVFSHRLFHPRDAALAVVAFVAFCALSSFAYVLNDISDREADRLNPEKHDRPLARGDLTVRQAAYFALALGAIATFLSVALGFGFLGIAALYIALQFGYSLWAKQYVILDVIAVATGFVLRAFGGAVAIGAEVSPWLVFMTFMLAMLLVVAKRRHELIAMGDGASAHRGVLGQYSVRLLDQMLAIVAGATLISYMIYTASAEVEAKLGTRYLYLTVPFVAFGILRYLYLVDARNEGGDPARLVARDGPLLLTVLLWIVADVTLLYV; encoded by the coding sequence ATGGCGGCGCAGTGCACCTCGACTATCTCGCGCGCGAGTTCTGCCGTCGTCGACTCCGCCGCGTTTGGAGGCGCTACGAAATGCGGCACAGGCCTCGCGCTGATCGTGCTCGCGCGTCCGTGGCAGTGGATCAAGAACGGTTTGGTTCTGGCAGCGCTCGTCTTCAGCCATCGCCTGTTCCACCCGCGCGATGCAGCTTTGGCAGTGGTCGCGTTCGTGGCGTTCTGCGCTTTGTCGAGCTTCGCGTATGTCCTGAATGATATTTCAGATCGAGAAGCCGATCGCCTCAACCCGGAAAAGCACGATCGCCCGCTGGCCCGCGGCGATCTTACGGTCAGGCAAGCCGCCTACTTCGCGCTCGCACTCGGCGCCATCGCAACATTCTTGAGCGTCGCGCTCGGGTTCGGCTTCCTCGGGATCGCCGCGCTCTACATCGCACTTCAGTTCGGATATTCGCTGTGGGCGAAGCAGTACGTGATACTCGACGTGATCGCGGTTGCGACCGGGTTCGTGCTGCGCGCGTTCGGAGGTGCGGTCGCGATCGGTGCCGAAGTATCGCCATGGCTGGTCTTCATGACCTTCATGCTGGCGATGCTGCTTGTGGTCGCCAAGCGCCGGCACGAACTCATCGCGATGGGCGACGGCGCAAGCGCGCATCGTGGAGTGCTCGGGCAGTACAGCGTGCGCCTGCTCGACCAGATGCTCGCGATCGTCGCTGGCGCAACGCTGATCAGCTACATGATCTACACCGCCTCGGCCGAAGTCGAAGCGAAGCTCGGAACTCGTTATCTATATTTGACGGTACCCTTTGTTGCATTCGGAATTCTCCGCTACCTCTACCTGGTCGACGCGCGCAACGAAGGCGGCGATCCTGCACGGCTGGTCGCTCGCGACGGCCCACTGCTGCTGACGGTCCTTCTGTGGATCGTGGCCGATGTAACCTTGCTCTACGTCTAG